A stretch of the Geovibrio thiophilus genome encodes the following:
- a CDS encoding ExbD/TolR family protein, with amino-acid sequence MQRIARRSSGNSSSIDMTPMIDLIFLLLIFFIVTTSFVKETGIEVEKPVAATAQKKEDSSVLIAVTGDGRIFMDNQEVDIRSVRGRVSVMLSDNPKAAAVVIADKNARVETVVEIMDQCRLAGVNHVSLAAKGGQ; translated from the coding sequence ATGCAGCGTATAGCCAGACGTTCCTCAGGCAATTCATCTTCAATTGATATGACGCCTATGATCGACCTGATCTTTCTGCTTCTGATCTTCTTCATTGTTACCACAAGCTTTGTGAAGGAAACAGGTATAGAGGTGGAAAAACCGGTCGCAGCCACGGCGCAGAAGAAGGAGGATTCCTCCGTGCTCATAGCCGTAACCGGTGACGGGCGCATTTTCATGGATAATCAGGAAGTCGATATAAGAAGCGTAAGGGGCAGGGTGTCCGTTATGCTTTCAGACAACCCGAAGGCGGCTGCGGTTGTGATAGCCGATAAGAACGCCCGGGTTGAAACGGTTGTGGAAATCATGGATCAATGCCGCCTTGCGGGTGTGAATCACGTGAGTCTGGCGGCGAAGGGCGGACAGTGA
- a CDS encoding MotA/TolQ/ExbB proton channel family protein, whose product MIGEIYKVVTDNTVQMIIFFLNIYIWFCIIDRLFFYGWLLLPAKGSSVSRITEKVRSELSALHIVYENEKQLAPYLGKYIRLLEHRLSGIRIGTAAAPMLGLLGTVWGMLIAFSVMAESGTGEPGMIANGISSALSTTMWGLVAAIPGLVAMPFLQRMKIRLINKINAEKITYIGGQSCSV is encoded by the coding sequence ATGATAGGCGAAATATATAAGGTAGTTACCGATAATACTGTTCAGATGATAATCTTCTTTTTGAACATATACATATGGTTCTGCATTATCGACAGGCTGTTCTTTTACGGCTGGCTGCTGCTGCCCGCTAAGGGTAGCAGCGTTTCCCGCATCACGGAGAAGGTGCGCTCTGAGCTCAGTGCGCTGCACATTGTTTATGAGAATGAAAAACAGCTTGCCCCTTATCTTGGCAAGTACATCAGGCTTCTGGAGCACAGGCTGTCGGGAATCAGGATAGGCACTGCGGCTGCGCCGATGCTTGGGCTTCTGGGAACTGTGTGGGGTATGCTCATAGCTTTCAGCGTAATGGCTGAGAGCGGGACAGGCGAACCCGGCATGATAGCAAACGGCATATCAAGCGCACTCTCAACCACTATGTGGGGGCTTGTGGCGGCTATACCCGGGCTTGTTGCCATGCCTTTTCTCCAGCGGATGAAGATAAGGCTGATCAACAAAATCAATGCAGAAAAAATAACATACATCGGAGGGCAGTCATGCAGCGTATAG